A single Pedobacter sp. PACM 27299 DNA region contains:
- a CDS encoding DUF1801 domain-containing protein produces the protein MVHELQNYYLDKKEPNKSCLLALRSIILEQDNEITETRKYGMPCFCYKKKMFCYLWTDKKTEEPYILMVEGKHLNHPKLEKGERSRMKIFRVNPIKDLPIKTIQSILQNALDLYRNGTITA, from the coding sequence ATGGTACATGAACTTCAAAACTACTACCTGGATAAAAAAGAGCCTAACAAAAGTTGTCTGCTGGCTTTACGAAGCATTATTCTTGAACAGGATAATGAAATTACTGAAACACGCAAATATGGAATGCCTTGCTTCTGCTATAAAAAGAAGATGTTTTGCTATTTGTGGACGGATAAAAAAACGGAAGAACCCTATATTCTGATGGTAGAAGGGAAACACCTGAACCACCCTAAACTGGAAAAAGGTGAGCGTTCCCGGATGAAGATTTTCCGGGTTAATCCAATCAAAGATCTACCTATCAAAACAATCCAAAGCATTTTACAAAATGCTTTGGATTTGTATCGAAATGGAACTATAACAGCCTGA